The Lolium rigidum isolate FL_2022 chromosome 1, APGP_CSIRO_Lrig_0.1, whole genome shotgun sequence region AGCGAACCAGCgcgaggggagagagagaaatcCGGAGCAGTTTTGgagcgaggaagaaggcgagtaGCCGACGCGTGCGGGCGTCCTCGTCGGCAATATTTTGGACGTTAGCGCGGATGAGCGCGAACGGTCTGATTTTGATCGGACGGTAGACATGAGTGGTCACCGGCTAACACAAGACATAGACCCAGCAGGTAATAGAAATTGGGTTATTTCTACCGCTTCGGATGATTTAGGGATTGGCGGGGTTGACGGAATTATTTAAGTGAGACGCTGCAACAACATGTCGTCAGGTTTGACCATATATATCCAGCGGACCAGTGCGTGCACGGGGACACCGCAGCTCCGCCGCCGTCCAAAAtgctccgccgccctcgccacttcCTCCCCGCCAAACACCGCCGCCGCCCAAAGCCCCAACCCAAGCAGCCCGCCGAGCCCCCCACCCCGACCTACACCCGCGACATCGTCCGCCGTGTCACCAACATACTCCGCGACCACCCCTGGTCGGCGgcgcgcccgctcctcctctccctcccgggCCTCGTCTGGGACTCCCACACCGTCGCCCGCGTCCTCAAGACCCACCCGCCCCTCCAAAAGGCCTTCCTCTTCTTCCGCCTTgccgcctcccccgccgccgaCCCCAAGGCCGCCTTCCGCCACGACCGCTACACCTACACCTCCATGCTCCACCTCCTCGGCGAGGCCGGCCGGGTACCCGCCATGCTTCGCCTCCTCGCCGAGATGCTGCGagccggggtggaccccgacgccGCCACGTTTACCACTGTCATGCACTGGCTCGGGCGCGCCGGGGACGTGGACGCCGCGATGAGCGTGTGGGAGGAGATGCGCTCTCGCCGGGGCCGGTGCCGCCCCACCCTCGTGAGTTACACGGCGTGCGTCAAGATCCTGTTCGACGCCGGGAGGGCGGCCGAGGGCAAGAGGGTGTTTGAGGAGATGGTGGCCGAGGGGCTGCGGCCCAGCTGCACCACCTACACGGTGCTCATCCAGCATCTCGCCGACGCAGGTAAGGTGCTCGACTAAATACCCATGTCGTTTCTTTGCTTACCTGTAGGTTACTTTTGTGGCGCGCAGCGGCTTGATTGCTATTTGATAGAGATGCACAACCGGATGCATGCATATGATTTTCCGTGTTCATGTTCATCGACACTGCATAAGTGAAGTTGGCTGCTTGGACATTCTTTTCCAAGTTTCAACTTTTGTacagtacatgatttttcttgtccaTTTGCACAGATTAAGTCGTAAATAATCCTTTTGTACCATCTTGTCCGGTTGCAACTTTTGTACAGGAGTACATGATTTTTCATGTCCAGTTTGCACTATATTAAGTCGTAATCCTTGTACCATCATATACTGACACGAATCTAGTTGTCATCAGGAAAATTCGAAGCTACTCTAGAAATTATGAGTGACATGCAAGATGCAGGAGTAGAACCAGACAAGGCACTCTGCAATATTCTAGTCCAGAAGTGTTCCAGGGCGGGGGAGACATCAGTGATGGCCTTCGTTCTCAAGTACATGAAGGAGAAACTCATCGTTCTTCGTAGACCTATTTTTCTGGAGGCACTGGAAGCTCTAAAAGCTAGTGGCGAGAGTGATAATCTTCTCCGGGAAGTGAATCCTCACCTTGCATCCGAAGGCATTGAATGTGACCAAACATTTTCTCATCTAGGCTACATTACTGACAGAAACACGATTATGTACCTTCTGGCTGCTAGAAACTGGTCTGCTATCGAACAAATGACAAAAGAACTGGCCACGAGAAATGTGAAGTTTGAATCACATATCCTAGCTGATATAATTCAGGCCAGCTGTGCAAACTGCAGGCCATCATGTGGGCTCGCAGTTCTGCATTATAGTCTAAGAGTAGGCAATGAACTGGACAGATCTGCATATAGTTGCCTTCTTGGTCAATACATCAGAAGTGATTCGTTTGATTTGGTGCTTAAGATTGTTGAAGGATTGATTAAATCTGGCTGCAATCTTGGATCATATCTGTTATCAGTCTTAATACTAAGACTAGGTTGTGCTGGGCATTCTTCATACGCGGCAAAGATCTTTGGGTTATCGTCTGCAGACCAGAACGTGACTACCTACACTGCCCTTATGAATGCCTATTTTCAAGCTGGCGAAGTTGATAAGGCTCTTAAACTATGGTCACAAATGAAAACAAATGAGATATCAGCTTGTGCAGGTACATATGAAGTACTAATATATGGCTTACAAAAGGCTGGGCGGAAACATGACTCGGAACATTACCGAAGAGAAAGAATGGAGATGCAATGGCATCGTCAGTACTGTGATGAGCATTCCCCTGAAGATAGCTTGTGTAACCATCTCTTTTGTGGCTTTCATGGTTAGAAGATGGTTTGCTGGGCGATGTTCACTTCTGTTAGCTCAGTTTATCCAGCTTCATGTTTAGTCCCAGATTGAAGGTATAAATGGGTTTCCTGATATTTTCTTTGACACGGAGCTGGACACTCAACATGTGATTCCTTTTTCATAGCATGGATAAGAAAGTATAACAGGCTGAGCCCGTGGGAAAGAATCTCTTTGGGGTTACATGAACAAGGGAATGGTGAAACTAAATCAAAAGAGTTGCATGAAGGATTGCCGAATTTAATGACCTACAAGATGCAAACTGACTCTTCATGTTAGTGATGATTGCTGATTTAAAGTGATAAAATCCATTCGAGAAGAACCGTTAAAGGGTGTAACAGGAAAGCATGTAATTAGAGTACTATGGATGTCAAGAAGCAACCGAAAGTCTGGAAGTTAAATGTCCTTTTGTAATTTAAGGTAatacatccttaacaagcttgtaacACATGTTTTGTACTAAttaatctactccctccgttcactaatataagatgttttagctttTTGTAGATATCTTTTTTGGTATGTATCTACTCTACTTTCagtgtgtagattcactcattGTGGGGTGTATCTAGTTCACTTCGAAATgtctaaaacgtcttatatttgtgaacagagggagtagtacttAGGGAGGTATGTCCCATGCTGTGCTTGAATTTTCTATCACAATCTTCTTTTGTTCAGACCAAATCTAACTATCGACAATATGGAGTGCTCCCCTTTTCTTGTCTTGTAAAAATTATGGCTGGCTGATTTTCTGTAAATATTGAGAAGTGTAAACATTACAAGATATCGTGAAAATTTAGGAAGATATCCCGCAACTTCAATATTCCCTTGTGTTTAATGCAATGTTCAAGTAGTTCTTAACATATTCTGTTAAATCAAACATGGACTGGACTGGTATTGATCACCCTCTTCCCAACCAAATTAAATCTCTCTTCATAATTTGTGCCCTAAAAGGTGGCCAGCCATTTGTGGCCGTCCGATCTTGTGCTTCCATCCATTGCAGCCATTTGTTCCAGCGGTGGTTTCGCCCTATCTGTGTCCATTTTTCTCTCACACGGAACTTTTTTTCTGTGCGTTTCGCTGACCTGTGGGGTGTGGTATTTCCTGGCCTCAGATGGTAGTCGTTGTAGATTCATGTGTCTTGAGTAGTGCTTCCTATCACTTCTGCCCAAGTTCAGGGAAATGTTCTGTTTGAGTCATCTCTTCAGGTTAGAGCAGTAGCGTGAGAAAAACTCGTGCCCGAATTAAGCCATTTTGTTCCATTACGTGTGAATATTTCATAGGTTTTGATCCCATTAGGAGTTAATGTTGCCAGCTCTGAACCTTGCTGGCGATCATGCCACTCTAGTTGTTAGCATACCGCCAATTTTGAACTTGCTGATTTTCAGTCTACCTGATTGATATCATGTAGCTGTATGAGGAATTGGACTTGAGTAGTCTTGCTTTGACCGGTTTGCCCCCTGAACCATGAGAGACGACAGACAATTGACGCGGTGAAACTGGATTTTATTAAAAAGAAATCACCGGAAGATCTGCAGAATGAGCTATCATTATGCTCATCACTTCAGGTAAGTTTGGTTCCAAGGCAATGTTACTACTTTTTGGTAGTATTGAATCGTGTAATCTTGACTGCATGACATTTATGTATATACAGTCTTGAACTTAAGTTGTGCTCTTTATCTTCTGCTTCATACTTTTTCTTGAATGATTTGTTTTTT contains the following coding sequences:
- the LOC124682557 gene encoding pentatricopeptide repeat-containing protein At2g01390-like produces the protein MLRRPRHFLPAKHRRRPKPQPKQPAEPPTPTYTRDIVRRVTNILRDHPWSAARPLLLSLPGLVWDSHTVARVLKTHPPLQKAFLFFRLAASPAADPKAAFRHDRYTYTSMLHLLGEAGRVPAMLRLLAEMLRAGVDPDAATFTTVMHWLGRAGDVDAAMSVWEEMRSRRGRCRPTLVSYTACVKILFDAGRAAEGKRVFEEMVAEGLRPSCTTYTVLIQHLADAGKFEATLEIMSDMQDAGVEPDKALCNILVQKCSRAGETSVMAFVLKYMKEKLIVLRRPIFLEALEALKASGESDNLLREVNPHLASEGIECDQTFSHLGYITDRNTIMYLLAARNWSAIEQMTKELATRNVKFESHILADIIQASCANCRPSCGLAVLHYSLRVGNELDRSAYSCLLGQYIRSDSFDLVLKIVEGLIKSGCNLGSYLLSVLILRLGCAGHSSYAAKIFGLSSADQNVTTYTALMNAYFQAGEVDKALKLWSQMKTNEISACAGTYEVLIYGLQKAGRKHDSEHYRRERMEMQWHRQYCDEHSPEDSLCNHLFCGFHG